In the genome of Vespa crabro chromosome 1, iyVesCrab1.2, whole genome shotgun sequence, the window CGTGATATCTGTTGCAATGAAATTCCCAGAGAACATGCGTCAGTCTTTATACGATGAAAAAGTGTAAAGCTTTCGAGTATTATtttgtaagaataattttttataaaaattaaaatcgttcTTCGCGTACCCGACGCCAACTcgtcgtacgtatatatatatatatatatgtttcttatttttaaacaaaatgcttttgtgaaaaaatagaatacaATGTGCGTGACAAACGTATCGTTATATGATCAATTCAAAGTACATCCCGATCGTACGTCATTTGACCGAAAAAATACTcgagaaagtaataaaaatgacgcaGAGTACGATACGACTACTTTCGACtgtgggaaaagaaaaaaacaaaacaaaaaaaaaacaaaaaaagaaagaaagaaaaacttgtGCAACGGTGCTGCAATACCAGCTTATATCTCTGGAAACTTCAAAGGAAGTCCGCAATATTtccatagaaaaataaagatcttCCCCCTCCCTAacgaaaaatacgaataaaccAATCGAAGAATACGAACGCGTGGGAAAAAGGCATCGGAAAGTTCCGCCGCATCGACTTTCGCGCGTAGAAATATCCTTATCCCGTGACATAATTTACTACCTGCCGTTAAGTCGATGTAGCGTAAACACGTTAAACGACGTCCGTCGCCACATCGGGAACGAACGTTTCCTTCTATCCGCGAACAGTTTCGACGGCGCAAGGGACTCGCGTCGGCCCTTTGGATATTTCcagttttctcttctctctctctctctctctctctctctctctctctctctctctcacactctctcttttctgaTCGGGTCGCTCTCAGCCGCATACCGTTTGCCTTCAACGGTTACTTATTTTGCCTCCGGTATATATTTTGCTTCCGATATCTTTGCCAAGTTTTTATGCGTGTATCTAAATATTTGTTGCGATTCGAAAGAGCCCGCCGTCATTTATGGCAACGCTAGTAAATAGTAAATTGAAAAAGTGCAAAGAAAGGCAGTGAAGATTATGAATTCAGGCCCTGACGCTTCTCCTCTTCGAGCATCGCATCAAGTTCGTCGGTCAGAGTGGCAAGCATATTTCCAATGTCGTTGAGAACGTCGGCAGGTTCGCCaacgccaccgccaccgctaGAGTGATGTCCAACGATGTGACCACCgataccaccaccaccaccaccggcACCGCTCGTCGCATATTCTTGAGCCCGAGCAGCTCTCTGCTTTATCGTCCCGGCATTCTCGTTCGCGAATGGTAACGAGTCTGATTCTGTACTGGAACTCGACTGCAAGGACATTCAAACGATAGACGTTAATCCATATATAAAACGATCATAAAGATCGGATAATTTTTccgccccctccccctcccccgaGTTAAGGTGTTTATCTGGAGTACCTTAAAGCTGGCATCGGAACCATTTCGATGTTGTAGAGCGAGCGAGGCAATTAATTCGTGTTCCTCGTTGACGTTGACGCTTACGCTGCCCCAGGAACGTGACATCGAAGACGGCGGCCGATTGGCTTGTTGAGGAGTGGAAGATGCTGGCGCTGGTGCTGGCGGTGGAGGCGGAGTGTGATGGAGATGATGATGGTGCTGTAGGTGATGATGCTGTTGATGCTGATGAATGTGATGATCCTCGCAGGAAGCAGTAGGCACGGGACCGCTGCAATCTATAACGACGTCACCGACGGTAGAACCACCGACGGTCACGACGGTCGGTCCAGCCGTGTCTCTCGAACTTTGTCGTCTCGGTGGCGAGGGTGGACAACGTTTAGGAAGATGGGGACTACTCTCCAGTCCGTACGTCAATTGATACTTGTTGTCGAAATCACGGGGCAACGACTTGAACTGCCCTGGGGTCGCGGTGACCTAAACACATCAGTCATTCGTCTGATCAGTTCGTTATGCCTTTTCATCCATCTCTCCATCGTTCACTTACGAACGAtttaatgaaggaaaaaacaaaaaaaaaaaaaagaaaagggaagttACCTTTGCAACCGGCCGCGGACGAACCAGGCAATGTCTCGGACGTGGAAGAGTTCCCCCACCAGCGTCTACCGCGGAAGCGTCGTTCGTAGGAGTCAGATCGCCGTCCTCGAAGCTTCGCGGGCGCCAATCTAACGGCTGAGGATGCGATTGTGGCGCCGGCGAGGGTGGATAGCCGAGCGGTGCGTCCTCCAAGCTTTCTAAAGACTTTCCTCGGGATCCACCTCTTCCCACCGTATTGTAATCGCTCGGCAGAGCGGCGTACATGCTCCTCCAAGCAGCACCGGTGTTCGCTTCGCTTCCACCCCTCTGAAAGGATCTCAGAACGGGCGAGGAGCAGTCCTCGTCGGGCGACGGCAAGTCGGGACCGCCTCGTTGAATAACGACGTCCTGAGAACCGATCAAAATGCAAATTTTACATTACCTCTCGTTCCCCGTCGAAGGCACAAACTGTTGCCTTCGGAATAAAATTAAGGGGCTTCTACTACGGTTCTTGCAGAATCGAAAAGATCTTGATATCTCTGCGATGTTTCGAGTTaccatttgaaataattctctTAAAGGAAAACTTTGTAAAAGTTTCTAAGAGCACAAACTGCGTAGAATAAAATTTCCCTTAGGATCGTTCAATCACCTGCGTGTGTCCAGGATGTGGAGGCAGACGCGCCAGATCGAGAGGTTGTATGCGCTTGCCCGCACGAATATCCTTAACTCTTTTAATAGCTAATAGCAACTTCTTTTGATGACCCAAACGTACGATACCGATGTCTTCGAGATCCTCCCAAGTCAAAGTCGTAACGTCTTCGACCGAACGCATACCCTGTTGATGAAGAGCACCGAGATATTCCTCGAGTCTGAGAAGTCTCAGCCACTCCTCGAGCGAGCCAGGTACGTGCTCCGGTAATCCATCTCCGATGTTCAAATTGTCTATCTCCGCTTTCAAGCGCTTCCTATGATTGGGCTTCTTAATACCTGCGAAATAAACGCGATCAAAATATATCGCGGtgagaagaatataaaaaaaaaaaaggaaaaaaaggtatGCGGTGACGTAAACACGCGTACCTATAGCCGTTAGATCCTCAGGCGTCATGCGCGTTATGGTAGCAAGGTCGTAACCCGCT includes:
- the LOC124432027 gene encoding caskin-1 isoform X4 produces the protein MSRPSKAVTQAKKVAPPAVPDVFRHSGSSFGSAGYASSEDSCFLPGSGGGSGGGPATDDASYGMPSGKSPGPIFTHPGFAFPPVVGKYAHAEDQGIDMTQSPGRDSPGSSGSGSGSRHSTASLDSGRASGYHLGPRGPGALASSPRCSISSLGSHPDRPADLDVVHAWLTELQFEEYFPLFASAGYDLATITRMTPEDLTAIGIKKPNHRKRLKAEIDNLNIGDGLPEHVPGSLEEWLRLLRLEEYLGALHQQGMRSVEDVTTLTWEDLEDIGIVRLGHQKKLLLAIKRVKDIRAGKRIQPLDLARLPPHPGHTQDVVIQRGGPDLPSPDEDCSSPVLRSFQRGGSEANTGAAWRSMYAALPSDYNTVGRGGSRGKSLESLEDAPLGYPPSPAPQSHPQPLDWRPRSFEDGDLTPTNDASAVDAGGGTLPRPRHCLVRPRPVAKVTATPGQFKSLPRDFDNKYQLTYGLESSPHLPKRCPPSPPRRQSSRDTAGPTVVTVGGSTVGDVVIDCSGPVPTASCEDHHIHQHQQHHHLQHHHHLHHTPPPPPAPAPASSTPQQANRPPSSMSRSWGSVSVNVNEEHELIASLALQHRNGSDASFKSSSSTESDSLPFANENAGTIKQRAARAQEYATSGAGGGGGGIGGHIVGHHSSGGGGVGEPADVLNDIGNMLATLTDELDAMLEEEKRQGLNS
- the LOC124432027 gene encoding caskin-1 isoform X2, producing MDCQRNRTNSYVGGMSRPSKAVTQAKKVAPPAVPDVFRHSGSSFGSAGYASSEDSCFLPGSGGGSGGGPATDDASYGMPSGKSPGPIFTHPGFAFPPVVGKYAHAEDQGIDMTQSPGRDSPGSSGSGSGSRHSTASLDSGRASGYHLGPRGPGALASSPRCSISSLGSHPDRPADLDVVHAWLTELQFEEYFPLFASAGYDLATITRMTPEDLTAIGIKKPNHRKRLKAEIDNLNIGDGLPEHVPGSLEEWLRLLRLEEYLGALHQQGMRSVEDVTTLTWEDLEDIGIVRLGHQKKLLLAIKRVKDIRAGKRIQPLDLARLPPHPGHTQDVVIQRGGPDLPSPDEDCSSPVLRSFQRGGSEANTGAAWRSMYAALPSDYNTVGRGGSRGKSLESLEDAPLGYPPSPAPQSHPQPLDWRPRSFEDGDLTPTNDASAVDAGGGTLPRPRHCLVRPRPVAKVTATPGQFKSLPRDFDNKYQLTYGLESSPHLPKRCPPSPPRRQSSRDTAGPTVVTVGGSTVGDVVIDCSGPVPTASCEDHHIHQHQQHHHLQHHHHLHHTPPPPPAPAPASSTPQQANRPPSSMSRSWGSVSVNVNEEHELIASLALQHRNGSDASFKSSSSTESDSLPFANENAGTIKQRAARAQEYATSGAGGGGGGIGGHIVGHHSSGGGGVGEPADVLNDIGNMLATLTDELDAMLEEEKRQGLNS
- the LOC124432027 gene encoding caskin-1 isoform X1 produces the protein MAITAVTSCLGPPPLPPGKRFLQKSSKKLSSTYRSFRDPAMESWLPNGIIEKAETKLCPREPRTPTIGTFASGKLFRSRSEGNLGTRKTGTNLVATPLDKCIKAIYGSWRNLMHLGGMSRPSKAVTQAKKVAPPAVPDVFRHSGSSFGSAGYASSEDSCFLPGSGGGSGGGPATDDASYGMPSGKSPGPIFTHPGFAFPPVVGKYAHAEDQGIDMTQSPGRDSPGSSGSGSGSRHSTASLDSGRASGYHLGPRGPGALASSPRCSISSLGSHPDRPADLDVVHAWLTELQFEEYFPLFASAGYDLATITRMTPEDLTAIGIKKPNHRKRLKAEIDNLNIGDGLPEHVPGSLEEWLRLLRLEEYLGALHQQGMRSVEDVTTLTWEDLEDIGIVRLGHQKKLLLAIKRVKDIRAGKRIQPLDLARLPPHPGHTQDVVIQRGGPDLPSPDEDCSSPVLRSFQRGGSEANTGAAWRSMYAALPSDYNTVGRGGSRGKSLESLEDAPLGYPPSPAPQSHPQPLDWRPRSFEDGDLTPTNDASAVDAGGGTLPRPRHCLVRPRPVAKVTATPGQFKSLPRDFDNKYQLTYGLESSPHLPKRCPPSPPRRQSSRDTAGPTVVTVGGSTVGDVVIDCSGPVPTASCEDHHIHQHQQHHHLQHHHHLHHTPPPPPAPAPASSTPQQANRPPSSMSRSWGSVSVNVNEEHELIASLALQHRNGSDASFKSSSSTESDSLPFANENAGTIKQRAARAQEYATSGAGGGGGGIGGHIVGHHSSGGGGVGEPADVLNDIGNMLATLTDELDAMLEEEKRQGLNS
- the LOC124432027 gene encoding caskin-1 isoform X3 produces the protein MRRISVGGMSRPSKAVTQAKKVAPPAVPDVFRHSGSSFGSAGYASSEDSCFLPGSGGGSGGGPATDDASYGMPSGKSPGPIFTHPGFAFPPVVGKYAHAEDQGIDMTQSPGRDSPGSSGSGSGSRHSTASLDSGRASGYHLGPRGPGALASSPRCSISSLGSHPDRPADLDVVHAWLTELQFEEYFPLFASAGYDLATITRMTPEDLTAIGIKKPNHRKRLKAEIDNLNIGDGLPEHVPGSLEEWLRLLRLEEYLGALHQQGMRSVEDVTTLTWEDLEDIGIVRLGHQKKLLLAIKRVKDIRAGKRIQPLDLARLPPHPGHTQDVVIQRGGPDLPSPDEDCSSPVLRSFQRGGSEANTGAAWRSMYAALPSDYNTVGRGGSRGKSLESLEDAPLGYPPSPAPQSHPQPLDWRPRSFEDGDLTPTNDASAVDAGGGTLPRPRHCLVRPRPVAKVTATPGQFKSLPRDFDNKYQLTYGLESSPHLPKRCPPSPPRRQSSRDTAGPTVVTVGGSTVGDVVIDCSGPVPTASCEDHHIHQHQQHHHLQHHHHLHHTPPPPPAPAPASSTPQQANRPPSSMSRSWGSVSVNVNEEHELIASLALQHRNGSDASFKSSSSTESDSLPFANENAGTIKQRAARAQEYATSGAGGGGGGIGGHIVGHHSSGGGGVGEPADVLNDIGNMLATLTDELDAMLEEEKRQGLNS